Proteins from one Scylla paramamosain isolate STU-SP2022 chromosome 3, ASM3559412v1, whole genome shotgun sequence genomic window:
- the LOC135093977 gene encoding LOW QUALITY PROTEIN: venom protease-like (The sequence of the model RefSeq protein was modified relative to this genomic sequence to represent the inferred CDS: deleted 1 base in 1 codon): MGRACVELALLGLCFAAVAEASSIYFPGQLNHAEHESCRTHLSTDGTCERTCGPSFNIRELSKCGIKDSAFLYCCDPNLVRTTDRVVDISPPFTTFQCGKNSRNSFFFPPFYDPPAGFLRPEADLPPHDVLTAAIPPSHTPGIPEEAIAEYEDFTSPPGIYAAVGGIVAEKNAWPWMALVGKSTTQGPNWFCGGVLINEQWVLSAYHCFIHHFAEVVRLGEHDYNDEYEGASPKDFDVLETVLYPDYNTLRLYHDIALLKLASKVTIEDYIRPVCLPWGRASDSVVTNNIATLTGWGDTEYGGFPSPILQEVNVTVFDVGQCDSSYSSLPHYSVTWPQGIGEETLCAGDPNGGRDACQGDSGGPLVSQDENGSYVLAGIVSRGYGCGHKDYPGLYANMRHPAYLAWIKKTAFTSP, encoded by the exons ATGGGGCGCGCGTGTGTAGAATTGGCATTGCTGGGCCTTTGCTTCGCCGCTGTTGCAG AGGCCTCCAGTATATATTTCCCTGGCCAACTAAACCACGCTGAACATGAGTCCTGCAGGACACATTTAAGCACAGACGGCACGTGTGAGCGCACCTGCGGCCCCTCGTTCAACATCAGAGAGCTTAGCAAGTGTGGCATCAAAGATTCCGCCTTCCTCTACTGTTGCGACCCAAACCTTG TCAGAACCACAGACCGCGTCGTGgacatctctcctcccttcacaaCGTTTC AGTGTGGAAAAAATTCAAGGAatagttttttctttcctccattttacGATCCACCGGCTGGATTCCTGCGGCCCGAAGCTGACTTGCCTCCCCACGATGTCTTGACTGCTGCCATCCCACCTTCCCATACACCAGGTATTCCTGAAGAGGCAATAGCAGAATACGAAGACTTCACTTCGCCTCCTGGCATCTACGCAGCTGTTGGGGGAATCGTAGCTGAGAAGAACGCTTGGCCTTGGATG GCGCTGGTGGGTAAAAGCACCACCCAAGGTCCTAATTGGTTCTGCGGCGGAGTGTTGATCAACGAGCAGTGGGTGCTCTCAGCTTACCACTGTTTCATCCACCA CTTTGCCGAGGTAGTACGTCTAGGCGAGCACGACTATAACGATGAATATGAAGGAGCCTCTCCGAAGGACTTCGATGTATTGGAAACAGTACTCTACCCTGACTAC AACACCCTCAGGCTTTACCACGACATTGCACTCCTCAAACTGGCCTCCAAAGTTACCATTGAG GATTACATCAGGCCTGTGTGTCTGCCCTGGGGAAGAGCGAGCGACAGTGTAGTGACGAACAACATCGCAACCTTGACGGGCTGGGGCGACACCGAGTACG GTGGATTCCCCAGCCCCATCCTACAGGAAGTCAACGTTACGGTATTCGATGTTGGCCAGTGTGACAGCAGTTACTCCAGCCTGCCTCACTACTCTGTCACCTGGCCTCAGGGTATTGGCGAAGAGACCCTGTGTGCCGGAGACCCTAATGGAGGCCGGGACGCATGTCAG GGCGACTCGGGCGGGCCTCTGGTGTCTCAGGACGAAAATGGGTCTTACGTGCTGGCTGGTATTGTTTCAAGAGGTTATGGCTGTGGCCACAAGGACTACCCAGGACTGTATGCCAACATGCGTCACCCTGCCTACCTCGCCTGGATTAAAAAGACTGCCTTCACTTCTCCCTGA